The genomic segment TTCATCGATCAGCAACTCGCATAGTCGTATGCAGAAGCTTACGAGCGATGAGCATGGTTTAGGCGTTTCCGTATCCACCACGCCTCTGGAGGAAGCGACCCAGGGGAACGCGCCAACCGGACGTATCATGGCAGATGAGAAGGAGTTCTCGTCCTTTGACGAGAGCGCCTGGAAGGCACAAGATGCCGCTGATGATCGGGAAATTGCCCGGTTGTTAGAGCAGAGTCAAGAAGGAGGCAATAACTCTCTCAAGCTTGATGACACACCGTTTGATCAAAGCAACAAGGCAGATGACGCACAGGACTTTGAGGATATCAGCGACGACGACCTCCCCGATGAGGAGCCAAGCGCCAGTACCTCGTTGGAGATGCCGGCGCTGACTGATGATGGGGGCACCAGCAACGATGCAGACGATTTGTTTGGAGAAGGGCCATCCTCCCCGACAGACCCCATTTTGGGTCCTCCATCACCGGGTCCTCGTGTTCGCGACACTGACACGGGCGATGACTCTCACCCTGTCGACTCGAGCCTCAGTTTTGCAGCCATTAATTTTGACCCAGATCCTCATTTGAACGGGGCCGCGAATCAAGATCCCGATATCCCAGCGCCGGCCGAAACAGTCGAGGACCTACTCAAGGCCGCCTGGCCAGCTTACAAGAAGGGTCGTGTATTGACTTGGAGCGAACTCCTGCCGCCCAAGAAGGCTATctggaaagaaaaaaagccCCTGAAGAAGCCGAAGCATCTTGTCACCAGCAAACTCAATCTTGACCCCGCTGCCGATCAAGAGAAAATGTTTCGCATTCCTGGCACTGCAACTTCCTCGTCTAAGCACCGAGCCCTCGAATTATCACACGCAGGACTTATTCGCTGCGCCAAGGATGGCTCTAACCAAGAAGAGGACAGGCTGCAGTACGACCTCGAGCATGAGTCCGACTCCGAAACCGTCATGGGATTCACCCTGCGGGATATTGAGCTTGCCTGTGAGGACTGGTCTGCGCAAATCAACGGAGTAGAGTCGGAATTTAAGAGGCGCGCGGCTGCTGAAAAGGAACCGCTACGGCCCAAGAAACAGGTCGAGGACCAAGACGATGAATGGGATGCCGAGTTTCTGATGGATACAACAGATGGACAAACCCAAcagccgaagaagaagagagcaatCAAGTTGGGCCTCCCAGACATTCCTCGATATACTGCCCCCACGTTCGACAACTTTGAGGATGCGACACGAAGGGGAGCCAAGAGAGTTCATCTGGACATGAACGACCCGCACCTGCTGCTGGAAACTGACATGCATCTTCGTGCGAAACGACCGCGTCTGGATTCAAAGGTCAAGCGTATGGCGAACGGCAACATGGGTCGAGATATATCCCAGCGATTCAACCTCTCAAACGACGAAGCGTACGAGCTGCTTAAAGAAAACCACCAGAGTAAAGTGCGCGCCACTCTGGGCAATATTTCCGTCGAACACAGTATGCCCGCCATCAAGTTGTCGTGGCCGTACTACAAGGTTAAGCTCGGTGGTACCACAGACGAATATCATCGCCCTCGCTTCCGCTACAAAAAGTTCGCAGGTCATGCCATCAAATTCGACAAGCCGCAGCATCATAAGCGCAAGTTAATGAAGGGCAAGGCGCATGAAGTGTATCGCCTCTCAAAGGATCTTAGTCTTAGCGACAACTCAACAGCGGTGCTTTTTGAATACTGCGAGCCTAGACCACGAGTcctcaacaactttggcatgGGTACCAAATTGATCAACTATTATCGACGCAAGGACAACAATGAGGATGATCAGCTACCCAAGCAGGAGCTTGGTGAATACCGCATGCTGTTGCCGGAGGATCGGTCACCATTCTCCCTGTTTGGTACCGTTGATTCTGGAGAGACAGTGCCCACACTGCACAATGAGATGTACCGGGCGCCGGTGTTCAAGCACACGCCTCGTGGAACCGACTTTCTGGTCGTCCGAAGCACGACTGGTGTAGAAGGCTCAAGATGGCACCTACACAAAATCGACCACTTACACGTCGTCGGCCAAACGTTTCCTTCCGTGGATGTCCCTGGCCCGCATAGCAGACGAGTCACGAATGCATCTAAAAACAGAATGAAAATGTTGGCTTTCCGGATGATAAGGCACAGCCAGAGTGACAACTGCCAGCTGTCAAGTATTACGAAGCACATTGCGGACTCCACTGACACGCAAAACCGACAGAAGCTCAAAGAATTCCTGCAATATGATCGGGATAGCGACGAGAAGGGTATGTGGCGACTGAAACCAAATGAGGTCTTGCCAGACGAGAATGCAATTCGCGCCATGATTAAGCCGGAAGAAGTGAGCCTTCTAGATGCCATGCAGCTAGGTATCAAAGAGCTTGAGGATGCTGGCTACGATCCGCGAAAcgccaacattgatgatgatatcatggatgttgatgctgaagaggacgatgaggatgaagctGGAAGCAAAGCGCCCAAGGGCGCAAAGAAGCCAGGCGAAAAGCAGGAAGAGACGCTGGCTGACAAGATGGCACCTTGGAAAACTACAAAGGCCTTTATCGACGCGTGTGCTCAAAAGGCAATGCTGCAGCTACATGGCGAGGGTGATCCAACAGGCCACGGCCTTGGATTCAGTTTCATTCGAACTTCGATGAAAGGTGGTTACATTGAGGCCGTTCAGGGCCCATTGGCTACGTCAGCCGACGCCATGGAGCGTGAGAAGCGTGCCAACGGCGGTCACGCCTACAACGTCAAGAAACAGCAAGCAATGTACGAAGAAGGTATCAAGGAGATTTGGGAGAAGCAAAAGACGACGCTTTCCGACCCGCAAGAACACGATGACAAGGATGTGGCTGTAaccgaagacgaagatgataGATTCAACGTTCACGCCGCAGCGACTCCAGCGCAGTTCGACGACGGTACGAGTCAAATTAGTGGGTTTACATCTGCTAGTCGCCACCTCAAGAAAGCAATTCGCATTACGAGAGAGGTTCGTCTCCCAGACGGGACCACTCAATCACGGAGCGAAGTCGTTCACGATCCCGTCGTCATTTCGCAGTATATGAAGCGACGGACTGAGGCGGACTTAGAGCTTAAGGAGTACGTACTCAAAACTATTCAAAGAAGAAAGCGTGGCAAGCCACCGCCAAGTTGGAGGACACTGCCGCGGTCTGTCAAGGCACTGCACACTTGGCGTTGCTTGCGTGACATGTATCCACCGCCCAAGGGACGACAAGTGCCGTCTCCAGGTGCTGATACTGATGTAATTGGATTCGAACTCAGGGCACCTGCTTACGTATATCTATCCACAGCATCTACAGCTCCAGACCTACAGGTAATGCCGACCATGACCGTCTTGCAGGCATTAGGTAAGTTGGTATCCGTGTGGGGGTAATGGAAGACATGGTTAGACTAATAGCCGCGCAGAATCAAAAAGGAGCTCGAACGACTCGAGAAGAACAAAGCACGACGACAGGCCCGAGAACAGCAGAAAGAATTGCATCACAAGGCCAGCACTGGTGACGCTGGGTCACCCGGCGCTATTGACAAGGTGCCTACAGGCACAACTCGCAAGTGTGCCAATTGTGGACAGGTTGGGCATATCAAGACAAACAAAAAGTATGGAATCCCTAGTATcccctccttcatctccatcgtTGGATTGGTTTGAGGTTGTCTCTCGCGAGGAAGGTAATGAAGATActcgcaagaagaagaagagaaagacgTCAGTCCTGCGCCGTTTGATGCAGGCATCAGACCGTGAAGCTAGGCATGCGGAAGTGCGCCGTCAAGTTGACGAGAGAGCTGCAGCCAAACTGGCGAGAAGGGACTTGAAAGAGGCAGAAAGGTTGAAAGTTCAACGTGAACGTGAGCAAAATCGGGTGAGAATGGCGcaggaaaaagaaaaggcaaagatggaagaggaagcagcgAAGGAACGGAAGAGGAGAGCGCAGGAACTGGCTCGCAACGAAAAACGACTTCAAGCGGGTGAGCAACGTCGCAAGGcgcaagaagagaaagaacAGCGTCGAACTCGACGTCTTAGgctggaagaggagaaacagaggaagagggaggaaaagaaaaaagctGCCCCCAAATTCAATTATGGTCGTTGCCGGGGATGATAGTGTCATCTCGTCTGCCCATCTATCCCGCCACTCAGATTCGGGCCAACTACACATTCCCTATTTTTTTTTCACAATTTGAACACGAGGCTAACATGGGTTGCAAAAAGATTATGTCCGTTGCTTAACGGTACGATGAAAGCGGACAACGGCGCAGCAGAACACGGCGGCTTTGGTAATTACAGCGCCCCAACGATGAGTGCTGGGTCGCCGCCATGAGCAACCGGCTCCTGGCGTGGGAGGCCGCCGAGCGTACTTTGTATTCTACTTGAACTTTACATGATTAGGCCAGGCTGGCTTCGTCCCGGTTTCGGTTTCGGTTTCACTGAGATGAAGGGTTTAGTGCAATACCAGAGCGGACATATTGCATGGCGCACGGCGTTTTGGTTGTTAGCTAGCCACGGAGGATAGCGCTAGAATGGGAACAGGACTACAGAGTAATAATACCCTTGGTATGATTTTAtatgtttctttttctcccTTTgcctctctttctttttgttcaaCACGCCTACGTGACTGGTTTCTTGTGTTGCCGCCTTCGATCCCTGTGTGCACGGTCAAACTGTAAATAGAACAAAGAGTTTCGGTCAATCATGTCACTGGCCACAGCTACCAAGGTTGGACCTTGGACTAGGTAGGCATCGACCCTATGCTTTGACCTTTGGTCATACTCACATGATGACTTCACCATTCTAATCGATTTGGTAGACTCTGCGCTTAACCTTCAAACTTtccgtcttcctcctctACCTGTGACCTAGTGTCATCGTAAAGTCTAACAATGCATTCAGAAGAGCATACTTGCCGTAACCTCTGGAGGGCATATAAACAGGAGTGTGTCCCCTGGTTCCGCCCATCAATCCAGCGGAATATCTGGCATATGCAACTTTGTGATACACGCAAACCCAGACACACATCACTGTACGAACGACACGGACATCACGACATGGGGGCTCAATCAACAGGCGGGCATTCATCGACGGAACACGTCCTTCCCGTTCGACCGGCACAGGGTGAAGAGGCGCACATTCTCAAGATGCCGGTTGAGATCATCCACAACATTGCCGACGAGCTCCCCACGGCGCGGGACAAGTGCAGCTTGTGCAGGACAAGCCGAGACCTGAATTTTATCGTGCGAGACAAGCTGTATCGGCATGGGGGAATTCGTGTCGCAAATGACATTCTCAAGTTTGCCGCGAAAAAGGGGTTCGTGAGCGTCGCGAACAGGGCCCTGGCATATGGCGCCGAGATAGACGCTGCGACTGGACACGACTACGAGACAGCGCTTATGATCGCCTGTCggagcaagaagatgaacaTGATTGAGTACATGGTAAATCATGGAGCgaacatcaacaacagcggCAGCCGAGATGGGGGCACGCCATTGCTCCTTTCAGCCTGGAGCCAGgacattgaagctgtcaagtaCCTCATTGCGAAAGGTGCTGATGGCAATGTCCGCAACCGCTACGGGGAAACAGCTCTACACCTCGCTGTTAAGAAAGACAACCTCCCGCTAGTAGAGCATATCTTGGAAACGACCGCCGTGGATGTCAATTCGACTTGTGTGGGGGGGTTTACGCCTCTGCTCAGCGCTCTGCGAGCTCGGAATACGCCCATCGCCAAGATGCTGCTCGACCGTGGTGCAAACCCCACGTATAGCATCGCCCATGGCGACTGGGTCTTTGGCCCGGCACTGCGTAGCGATGATGCGGATACGATGAAGGAGGTTCTGGACTTGGGTATCAGTCCGCACATCGCCGACGGAAATATGCGAACGCCGTTGTCCTTGGTAGCGGAGAAGGGCTGCGCTCggaagatgaggttgttgatCGAGCacggcgccgacgtcgatgCCGTGGATCCCAATGGCAAGTCGCCTCTTATGCATGCTGCGTTTTGCGAGGCGACACATGCGATGGAAGAGCTCCTCGCCCACGGTGCCAGGCTTGACATCACAGATACGGATGGCCTTACAGCGTCGCATCTTGCCGCCTGCGACGGGAAGCTTCGCAGCATGAATGTtcttctcaaccacaacGCAGACGTCGATATCGAAGACAAGCATGGCCACACCCCGTTATATCGAGCAGCTGAGCTGCAGTACCGAAGCGAACCCATCAACCTGCTCTTGAACCGGGGAGGGAGTCTCCATGCCCTCACGCCAGGCGACGATACGCCTCTCATGGTTGCGAGCCGCacagccaacaccatctgcGTCGCGACTCTTCTCGAGGGCGGCGCAGATCCAAACGCCCAGGACAGTAATGGTGTTTCTGCGTTGGCTCATGCCTTCCGCGCAGCAGAGCAGCTGCAGAAAGTAAGAGCCGGACCTCGTCTGCCTGTCAGCTTTCTTCCCAGCATCACGCCCGGCAACCAATTCACTCCTGCGCCTTCCACCCCCCTACGAGGCGGCGAGCAGTTCCGGTGGGCAGAAAGATTGACCGTGGACGACATGGCTGCCCTGTATGGAAAAAAGCAGGACAAACGGCCGCAGACTGTTTTCACGCCGTGGGAGGAGACGGTGAAATTGCTGGTGTCGGCTGGCGCGGACCCGTACCTGCCTGATCAGGAGTGGGTGACGCCGATGGCGATTGCGTTCAGGATGACGGGGAGAGTTTGGGTGGATGAATTGCTGGTTGGAAGACGATCTGGGTCTCGTAAGAGAAGGAATAGTACGCCATAGACTGGGCTTTGAGCATCTACGGATCGGCGTTTGGAGAGGGCATAAAATGCATAGAATTTTGGCATCACATGGCGGTGGTCAGTCTGCTGATATCCGGTGGATATTAGCTTTTTTCATATTTCTTGGATTTACTGTACAACATATTTGGTGGATAGGGAACGCATCTAGATTGGTTTAAGTATTAGACTGTAAAACAGAATCATAGGGTGGTTGAGGATTTTAGCTGTTTTCGGTATTAGACTGGACAACAGAATCATAGGGTGGCTGGGCATCTTAGATTGTTTTAAAGTATTAGACTGTATAACAGAACTATAGAATAGTTGCCCAACTTAGATTGTCTTCAAGTATTAGACTGGACAGCATAATTAGAATAGTTACAATAATATTGCAGGTTGAGATAAAACCGGCGCAGGGTAAATGGGTGGTGCTGTGTGGTGGTTCATCAATTCCGGCACGGCTGATGACGGACAATTTGAGAAATCACAACGTAAAATTTGTTTCAAAACACCAATGTGAGCAGTTCAGATCGCCGTTGACAAATCTCTGCCATTGATCGCTTCGCGGTGGTTTGCCGAGGCATTTCACTCCTCCGTAAGCGGTTTCGTGGCGGATCGAGTCGTGCATCATATCATCGTCGACGAGAGCGAAACGAGCCAGATGTTCCAATGACAACCGTGAAATCGAAGCTTGGAAGTCCAGGGCCCTTGTTCAAGCTTCAGAATGAAGACTCAAGGACCAAGATTATTCGTCGACCTGCATGAGCAAGAACGAGGGGACGTGGCCATGGACAAGCATGATGCAAGCATCTCAGAGTTATTTTTAGATTCTCCGTGGGAGGGGCTGACCAGGTGCCAATCGGCTGCGTCAACTTGGGGTCGGGGATGCAGTCATTGCAGGGCTGTACCAAAACTGGGACACAGTCTTCCCACACAACATGCTGGTTTGAGTTCGCCAGTGGATTTGGAAGAGACTTGGGATCTGCATCGTGCCCGGTCTTGTTGCCGTTCCATGTGAAGGCGCTTACGCAATACTGATGCTCGCATGCTCTGACATGCTgctgggcaaggcaaggcagcagcagatACGCCAATGGAGCTGGTGACgaacatcaacaacacaagtcaagttcaccTCGCGGCCTCGTGGCTGAGTAGCAAGTAGCTCTTCCATCAGGCTAAAAGTGCGGAGTGCAAGCAGGCAATTCCTCGTCTTGCAGCAGAGCTTGAGGGCGAAGGCTGCGGCTCCGTTGTTGAttgttgaacttgggggCATCCCTCGTCGCCTTATCGCGTCAATCTTGTTTGTGAAACTCTCAAAtggaaacaagaacaaactgctaccgccgccgccaggGGGTAGGTTTCTGAacaaagagccaagaaactCCCGCCCAGGGTCAGACAGCAGAGTTTCCTGGCAGACGGTACAACCATGGCGCTTAGAATCTCGGGAGCCAACTTAAGCGGCTGTCTTGTCCGGTGGATGTGTTCAACGGTGCTGGCTGGGTGCATGTGGATCTCACGCAAGTTTGGTGACAGATGGTTGCTGCATCGTAAACGTAAAAATAGTAACCACGTGGGAAGGGTCGCATGTTTGTGATGAGCAGAACGTCCCTGACTTCCATGCACCTATGCCGGCCTTGTTTTGTCAGGCAGTGGTCTCATGTTGTAGAGTCGAATGATTGAAAACTGGAAACCACATGCAACTTTAAACCCTGATGCCAAATTGCTGATGGCAGCGAAGTGACAAGTCGtgcatgtggtgatggaACTGCTAATTGGCTCATGAAGCGCCTGCATGATGCTCTGTGCccaacaaagacaaagtATTGTGACGAACCGACCTGCAGCGCGACTTGTTCTAACACGACGCATCTCTTGAGAGATGCCCCTTGAGGCAGCCGAGTTGATGCTGAGAGTGCGGGAGTCTGGGACCTTTGCATATTTGCATAATCTCAAGCAGAGACGTTCAATGCCCGCCAACTTGGGAAATGTTGTTCATCTGACCCACTGTGCTGGACATTGTTATGGCATCCTTGTCTGTGGTGTTTCAGTCACTGTTGAGTTTGTGCTCCGCATGGCATTATTTATTCCGGTCTCGTTTGGCAGTTTGCCATCAATTGCCTCGCGTTTTAGCTCTGCACAATAAGCTCGAAACCGTCACGCGCTGTCCTGCAGGAGTTGCTCTGGGGGTTGACAACATCGATGGCCAAAGCGCTGTCTCCCTCACCCCGAGGACCGGGTATGCCCGTTTGGTTTTAGGTTTTCAGGGTCAAGCTCTGGCACAAGGTCGATGTGGGTGTCATGCATGAAAGCGGTCGAAAGtttccaacttgacactgTGATGAATCTGATGATGGCCTGCTTTGCATCTGCTGGGCTTTGAAAGCCACTCAACCTGGCGAGGACGAATTGTCGAGTGGTGGCGGAACACAGCCTCAACACAATGACAAGCGGCACGGTGCCAAGCCATATTGAAGAGGGCGAAGCACGGGTCGATTTCAATTTCAATCACAATCGCAGTCATCTCGTATAGATTAGAACGATATTTGCCATCTTTGACCATTGTTGGATGTGTCGCGTCCTGTGATGCCTCAGGCGACGAGCATCTCAGGCTGCGAGCGCATTGTGGAGGAAAGGGGCGAACAAGATTTGAAAGTCGAGGCAAATCGAAATGAAAattgttgtctggtttgacACGAAGAGGGAAAGGGCAGGGCGGATCCAAGCCTGGCACTTGCACCATCCGGGCAGGTCAATGGGTTTGCTGGTcgcaaagaaggaaagagctaAAGACGCCAACGGTCAGGaccacaaaaaaaaaattgacaCACTGACGGAATGTGGCATCACCAATTCATACATATCAAAGCGGACAATAGAGCCGAGACGACGAGAAGGCCCGGTTTGGGTTTTGCTCCAACCAGGAGATCCTGCACTCGAGAAAAATGTAAATCATTCAAGGCGACAAGGGGTAAAGAAAACAAAGTGCGATTATGTTAATCATCGCGTTTGCTGCCCCCGAAAAAATGAGAGAGGTCAACTGAATCAGAGCCAACATGAATTCAAGGTCTCGTTCAATTGTGCATGAAGCAGAACGTGGGGACTCTTActaccagactgcacaactaccaaggtacctaggtaggcatAATGTAGCGGGACTAGACATTGATGGCAAGCTTTAGATGGCCCACAAGATGACGCCAGGGCAGGAAGGAGCTGGTTAGTGctgtgcagtctggtgcgAACTGGGAAGGAACCAGCTtgagccagacaagactccagatgtcctcTGTGCTCACTCAGTCAGTCTTGTCtggagctgtctggtctggtttggtccaTTTGCTTTTTGTTCCTTGTCCGCCCATCGttcattcaatgttctccaaATGGTCGATGCCAGATTGATTAGGACGATGCGAACAGACCTGGCGGGGACAGCAATTTATCGAGTCCCATGTTCTTCCGCGCCACAAATCTCGAACTGAACACTTCTCTGTCCTCGACGCAATAAAGGTCAGACGCGAATTACTCTAACTCGGGGTGGCTTATGGATGGGGCAAAGCCA from the Pochonia chlamydosporia 170 chromosome 6, whole genome shotgun sequence genome contains:
- a CDS encoding transcription initiation factor TFIID complex (similar to Coccidioides immitis RS XP_001247318.1) yields the protein MQKLTSDEHGLGVSVSTTPLEEATQGNAPTGRIMADEKEFSSFDESAWKAQDAADDREIARLLEQSQEGGNNSLKLDDTPFDQSNKADDAQDFEDISDDDLPDEEPSASTSLEMPALTDDGGTSNDADDLFGEGPSSPTDPILGPPSPGPRVRDTDTGDDSHPVDSSLSFAAINFDPDPHLNGAANQDPDIPAPAETVEDLLKAAWPAYKKGRVLTWSELLPPKKAIWKEKKPLKKPKHLVTSKLNLDPAADQEKMFRIPGTATSSSKHRALELSHAGLIRCAKDGSNQEEDRLQYDLEHESDSETVMGFTLRDIELACEDWSAQINGVESEFKRRAAAEKEPLRPKKQVEDQDDEWDAEFLMDTTDGQTQQPKKKRAIKLGLPDIPRYTAPTFDNFEDATRRGAKRVHLDMNDPHLLLETDMHLRAKRPRLDSKVKRMANGNMGRDISQRFNLSNDEAYELLKENHQSKVRATLGNISVEHSMPAIKLSWPYYKVKLGGTTDEYHRPRFRYKKFAGHAIKFDKPQHHKRKLMKGKAHEVYRLSKDLSLSDNSTAVLFEYCEPRPRVLNNFGMGTKLINYYRRKDNNEDDQLPKQELGEYRMLLPEDRSPFSLFGTVDSGETVPTLHNEMYRAPVFKHTPRGTDFLVVRSTTGVEGSRWHLHKIDHLHVVGQTFPSVDVPGPHSRRVTNASKNRMKMLAFRMIRHSQSDNCQLSSITKHIADSTDTQNRQKLKEFLQYDRDSDEKGMWRLKPNEVLPDENAIRAMIKPEEVSLLDAMQLGIKELEDAGYDPRNANIDDDIMDVDAEEDDEDEAGSKAPKGAKKPGEKQEETLADKMAPWKTTKAFIDACAQKAMLQLHGEGDPTGHGLGFSFIRTSMKGGYIEAVQGPLATSADAMEREKRANGGHAYNVKKQQAMYEEGIKEIWEKQKTTLSDPQEHDDKDVAVTEDEDDRFNVHAAATPAQFDDGTSQISGFTSASRHLKKAIRITREVRLPDGTTQSRSEVVHDPVVISQYMKRRTEADLELKEYVLKTIQRRKRGKPPPSWRTLPRSVKALHTWRCLRDMYPPPKGRQVPSPGADTDVIGFELRAPAYVYLSTASTAPDLQVMPTMTVLQALESKRSSNDSRRTKHDDRPENSRKNCITRPALVTLGHPALLTRCLQAQLASVPIVDRLGISRQTKSMESLVSPPSSPSLDWFEVVSREEGNEDTRKKKKRKTSVLRRLMQASDREARHAEVRRQVDERAAAKLARRDLKEAERLKVQREREQNRVRMAQEKEKAKMEEEAAKERKRRAQELARNEKRLQAGEQRRKAQEEKEQRRTRRLRLEEEKQRKREEKKKAAPKFNYGRCRG
- a CDS encoding ankyrin repeats (3 copies) domain-containing protein, whose translation is MGAQSTGGHSSTEHVLPVRPAQGEEAHILKMPVEIIHNIADELPTARDKCSLCRTSRDLNFIVRDKLYRHGGIRVANDILKFAAKKGFVSVANRALAYGAEIDAATGHDYETALMIACRSKKMNMIEYMVNHGANINNSGSRDGGTPLLLSAWSQDIEAVKYLIAKGADGNVRNRYGETALHLAVKKDNLPLVEHILETTAVDVNSTCVGGFTPLLSALRARNTPIAKMLLDRGANPTYSIAHGDWVFGPALRSDDADTMKEVLDLGISPHIADGNMRTPLSLVAEKGCARKMRLLIEHGADVDAVDPNGKSPLMHAAFCEATHAMEELLAHGARLDITDTDGLTASHLAACDGKLRSMNVLLNHNADVDIEDKHGHTPLYRAAELQYRSEPINLLLNRGGSLHALTPGDDTPLMVASRTANTICVATLLEGGADPNAQDSNGVSALAHAFRAAEQLQKVRAGPRLPVSFLPSITPGNQFTPAPSTPLRGGEQFRWAERLTVDDMAALYGKKQDKRPQTVFTPWEETVKLLVSAGADPYLPDQEWVTPMAIAFRMTGRVWVDELLVGRRSGSRKRRNSTP